A genomic stretch from Bacillus sp. N1-1 includes:
- the udk gene encoding uridine kinase, with amino-acid sequence MMVNRPVVIGVAGGSGSGKTTVTREIFKQFADQSVLVIEQDSYYKDQSEKSMPERLGTNYDHPLAFDNDLLIEHVKELMLYKPIQKPVYDYTVHTRSDKIIPVEPKDVIILEGILILEDERLRDLMDIKLFVDTDADLRILRRMVRDIRDRGRTLDSVVEQYTSVVRPMHLQFIEPTKRYADIIVPEGGQNRVAIDLMVTKIHTILEEKAML; translated from the coding sequence ATTATGGTTAATAGACCCGTAGTAATTGGTGTTGCTGGAGGTTCAGGCTCTGGTAAAACCACTGTAACACGAGAGATTTTTAAACAGTTTGCCGATCAGTCCGTCTTAGTTATTGAACAGGATTCTTACTACAAAGATCAGAGTGAAAAGTCAATGCCTGAACGACTTGGTACAAACTATGACCATCCACTTGCATTTGATAACGATCTGTTAATTGAACATGTTAAAGAGTTAATGTTATATAAACCGATTCAAAAACCAGTCTATGACTATACAGTTCACACAAGATCTGATAAAATTATTCCTGTCGAACCGAAAGATGTCATTATTTTGGAAGGTATCCTAATTCTTGAAGATGAACGTCTTCGTGATCTAATGGATATTAAGCTTTTTGTTGATACTGATGCGGACCTTCGCATCTTAAGAAGAATGGTTCGCGACATACGTGACAGAGGAAGAACACTTGATTCAGTAGTTGAGCAGTATACCTCAGTTGTTCGTCCGATGCATCTTCAATTTATTGAACCGACAAAGCGTTATGCAGATATTATCGTACCTGAAGGCGGTCAAAACCGAGTTGCGATTGACCTTATGGTTACGAAAATCCATACGATACTTGAAGAAAAAGCGATGCTATAA
- a CDS encoding IreB family regulatory phosphoprotein translates to MSSMDKTMKFNFPDDADNHDVQEVLLTVYSALQEKGYNPINQIVGYLLSGDPAYIPRHNDARSLIRKLERDELIEELVKSYLTHHQR, encoded by the coding sequence ATGAGTTCGATGGACAAAACAATGAAATTTAATTTTCCAGACGACGCAGACAATCACGATGTCCAGGAAGTGTTGCTCACCGTCTATAGCGCTCTTCAAGAAAAGGGCTACAATCCGATTAACCAGATTGTGGGATACCTCCTTTCTGGAGATCCGGCTTACATTCCGAGACACAATGATGCGAGAAGCTTAATTCGTAAGCTAGAACGAGATGAATTAATCGAAGAGCTTGTAAAATCGTATCTTACTCATCATCAGAGATAA
- a CDS encoding O-methyltransferase yields the protein MISDHVEQYLESLRPNREGLIKEIEEYAAENHVPIMEQTSLDVMLQLLSFLKPERILEIGTAIGYSAIRMAERLPDTAILTVERDETRYNEAIANIDKAGYSDRITVLYGDAFDLAHDLKQHGPYQALFIDAAKGQYKRFFDEFYSELEEGGIVFSDNILFRGLVAEDEIEEKRFKSMVKKLRLYNEFLISHPELDTTIYPIGDGLAVSQRKNS from the coding sequence ATGATATCCGATCATGTTGAACAATATCTAGAATCTTTACGGCCGAATCGAGAAGGCTTAATCAAAGAAATTGAAGAATATGCAGCAGAAAATCATGTTCCTATTATGGAACAAACGAGTCTCGATGTTATGCTTCAACTTCTTTCTTTCTTGAAACCGGAACGAATATTAGAAATTGGTACAGCTATTGGTTATTCAGCCATTCGCATGGCTGAGCGTTTGCCGGATACTGCCATACTTACTGTAGAACGTGATGAAACTCGTTATAACGAAGCGATCGCAAACATTGATAAAGCTGGCTATTCAGATCGAATTACAGTCCTATATGGCGATGCATTTGATCTAGCTCACGATCTCAAACAACACGGCCCTTATCAAGCTTTATTCATCGATGCGGCGAAAGGTCAGTATAAGCGCTTTTTTGATGAATTTTATAGTGAATTAGAAGAAGGCGGCATCGTTTTTTCTGATAATATTTTATTCAGAGGACTGGTTGCAGAAGATGAGATAGAGGAGAAGCGCTTTAAATCAATGGTGAAAAAGCTCCGTCTTTATAATGAATTTTTAATTTCCCATCCCGAGTTAGATACAACGATTTATCCTATTGGAGATGGTCTAGCTGTTAGTCAGCGTAAAAACTCATGA
- the mltG gene encoding endolytic transglycosylase MltG, with the protein MSDFKDLYKEKLMKRQTENQTVRKIVFIILLLLTITVAAVITGGYFYIKNILEPVDPNSSTKTAVTIPIGSSTSSIGETLEQEGIIKDGTAFRYYVKYKNESGFQAGDYELSPSMTMDEIIAIMKSGKVMKEAVATIPVPEGIWIEDIAGRIAKELDLKKEDVMKQLDDDKYLEALINEYWFLTDDILNDDIRHPLEGYLFPATYDFVEEPSVEAVVKEMLDKTDSVLNKYRSEIEDRDDSIHELMTLASIIEEEASANADRTKISKVFYNRLDKDMILQTDPTVVYARGEQSGEITQDDLDLKSPYNTYKQKGLPVGPIANPGESSIVAAIEPADTDALYFYARPSGETLFSETNKEHNKKVAKYKEEWDEYYKKKEEEAKEE; encoded by the coding sequence TTGTCTGATTTTAAAGACTTGTATAAAGAGAAGCTTATGAAGCGCCAAACTGAAAATCAAACGGTAAGAAAAATTGTGTTTATTATTTTATTGCTTTTAACCATAACGGTGGCTGCCGTTATAACAGGTGGTTATTTCTACATAAAAAATATTCTTGAGCCAGTGGATCCGAATAGTAGCACAAAAACAGCTGTTACGATTCCAATTGGATCTTCAACTTCTTCGATCGGTGAAACTCTAGAACAAGAGGGTATTATCAAAGATGGGACGGCTTTTCGTTATTATGTAAAATATAAGAATGAGAGCGGCTTTCAGGCTGGAGATTATGAGCTTTCACCCTCGATGACGATGGATGAAATCATTGCGATTATGAAAAGCGGAAAAGTGATGAAAGAGGCCGTTGCTACGATTCCTGTACCGGAAGGAATCTGGATAGAAGACATAGCCGGCCGTATCGCAAAAGAATTGGATTTAAAGAAAGAAGATGTGATGAAGCAGCTAGATGACGATAAGTACCTGGAGGCTCTAATTAATGAATATTGGTTTTTAACAGATGATATTCTAAATGATGATATTCGTCATCCGCTCGAAGGTTATCTATTCCCTGCTACTTATGATTTTGTAGAAGAGCCGTCAGTGGAAGCTGTTGTAAAAGAGATGTTAGATAAAACAGACAGTGTACTAAATAAATATCGCTCTGAGATAGAAGATCGTGACGACTCAATCCATGAACTAATGACGCTCGCATCGATCATTGAAGAAGAAGCCTCAGCAAATGCTGATCGAACAAAGATTTCAAAAGTGTTTTACAACCGTCTGGATAAGGATATGATCTTACAAACGGATCCTACCGTTGTTTATGCCAGAGGAGAACAATCCGGTGAAATTACACAGGATGATCTTGATCTAAAATCGCCATACAATACGTATAAACAAAAAGGTTTGCCCGTAGGACCAATCGCGAACCCTGGTGAATCGTCAATAGTAGCTGCGATTGAACCGGCTGATACAGATGCCCTCTATTTCTATGCTCGCCCAAGTGGAGAGACGTTGTTCTCAGAGACAAATAAAGAGCACAATAAAAAAGTAGCTAAGTATAAAGAAGAATGGGACGAGTATTATAAGAAGAAAGAAGAAGAGGCGAAAGAAGAATAA
- a CDS encoding penicillin-binding transpeptidase domain-containing protein: MIRRRMIGIGLLLVCGMFLLIGRLIQLQLVETESYSKHHINLIEASINQRTQSYVLDEGRGTILDRNGIPMSESIPALVLFPFLKEREWPLEKVAQIINVTPESLERSFEGQIQPFTFDKTLTLDQMKEINEQSIPGVYAVHKPVNKNPLATHVIGTVRPNPELIQSKYPEKWAEGSIDEETKLGISGLQLAFDPFLLSEGDTTLLYHADRQGNPLLGLDVKYFSSTDSFYPLQVKTTLDTKIQKNLEEAIDESGITNGGAVLIDIDSNNLIGMVSRPLFGSEDPLGKGAMNQMVKGYFPGSVFKTIILAAAYESGVKDTRLFDCDQNLYRDGIGNRPLGMLNLKDSFAESCNATFTQLAEELIKTDPDVIEKTAEKLGVATTVGWEDKLYHYENFKQFPDESSPLFFKDEKDKRIRKAIDQTAIGQLNVKLSPLAIGNMMATIGRGGEAKDVKVVNDILYRNGTTFLSFKEISHDETLSKNVIKSLQESLREVVVSGTGNAYLNDLPIQVAGKSGTAELGEDVPYDHQWFAGYFPYESPQYALVVVDFERKEKQYRAYEAFATIVKDLYQNER; encoded by the coding sequence ATGATAAGGAGAAGGATGATTGGGATTGGTCTCCTCCTTGTATGTGGGATGTTTTTGTTAATCGGACGTTTGATCCAACTTCAATTAGTTGAAACGGAGTCTTACTCAAAACATCATATCAATTTAATCGAAGCAAGCATCAATCAACGTACACAGTCCTATGTGCTAGATGAAGGTAGAGGAACGATACTAGATCGAAATGGCATTCCGATGAGTGAATCAATTCCAGCACTCGTTTTATTTCCATTTCTTAAAGAGAGGGAATGGCCCCTTGAGAAGGTAGCCCAAATTATAAATGTCACTCCTGAGAGTCTTGAACGCTCATTTGAGGGACAGATACAACCATTTACTTTTGACAAAACGTTAACGCTTGATCAAATGAAGGAGATAAATGAACAAAGTATTCCTGGGGTCTACGCCGTCCATAAGCCTGTGAATAAAAACCCATTGGCGACTCATGTTATTGGGACTGTCAGACCTAATCCGGAATTAATTCAATCAAAATATCCAGAGAAATGGGCTGAAGGATCCATTGATGAAGAAACAAAATTAGGAATATCGGGGCTTCAGCTTGCGTTTGACCCTTTTTTATTATCTGAAGGTGATACAACGCTTCTTTATCATGCTGATCGTCAGGGGAACCCTCTTCTTGGACTTGATGTGAAGTATTTCTCAAGTACGGATTCATTTTATCCTCTCCAAGTGAAGACCACTTTAGATACAAAGATTCAGAAGAATTTAGAGGAAGCGATCGATGAATCAGGTATTACGAATGGTGGTGCGGTTCTCATTGATATCGACTCTAATAACTTAATCGGCATGGTTAGTCGTCCATTATTTGGTTCAGAAGACCCCTTAGGGAAAGGGGCTATGAATCAAATGGTGAAAGGGTACTTCCCAGGGTCTGTATTTAAAACAATTATTCTTGCAGCAGCATATGAAAGTGGGGTTAAAGATACGCGTCTCTTTGACTGTGATCAAAATTTGTATCGTGATGGCATTGGAAATCGTCCGCTTGGTATGCTTAACCTTAAAGATAGTTTTGCCGAAAGCTGTAATGCGACCTTCACACAACTAGCGGAAGAGCTTATTAAGACTGATCCAGATGTAATTGAGAAAACCGCAGAGAAACTTGGAGTAGCGACAACGGTTGGATGGGAAGATAAGCTTTATCATTATGAAAATTTCAAGCAGTTTCCTGACGAGTCTAGCCCGCTCTTTTTTAAGGATGAAAAAGATAAGAGGATACGTAAAGCAATCGACCAAACAGCCATTGGTCAATTAAATGTGAAATTAAGTCCCCTTGCAATTGGTAACATGATGGCGACGATTGGGAGGGGAGGAGAAGCGAAAGATGTGAAAGTCGTTAATGATATTCTATATCGAAACGGAACGACTTTTCTTAGCTTCAAAGAAATAAGCCATGATGAAACCCTTTCGAAAAATGTAATCAAGTCTCTTCAAGAATCATTGCGAGAAGTGGTGGTAAGCGGCACGGGGAATGCTTATTTAAACGATCTACCGATACAAGTAGCGGGAAAGTCAGGGACCGCAGAACTTGGCGAAGACGTCCCCTATGATCATCAATGGTTTGCTGGTTATTTTCCGTATGAATCTCCACAGTATGCTTTAGTGGTTGTAGATTTTGAACGAAAAGAAAAGCAATATCGAGCTTATGAAGCATTTGCGACCATCGTTAAGGATTTATACCAAAATGAGAGATAA
- the alaS gene encoding alanine--tRNA ligase has product MKNLSSADVRQMFIDFFKEKSHSVEPSASLVPHEDPTLLWINSGVATLKKYFDGRVTPDNPRIVNAQKSIRTNDIENVGKTARHHTFFEMLGNFSIGDYFKEEAIEWGWEFLTSKDWIGFEADKLSVTIHPEDEEAYTIWSEKIGLPEERIIRLEGNFWDIGEGPSGPNTEIFYDRGEEYGFEDPTEELYPGGENERYLEIWNLVFSQFNHNPDGTYTPLPKKNIDTGMGLERMVSVIQDAKTNYDTDLFMPTIRETERMANVKYGASREGDTAFKVVADHIRTVTFAIGDGALPSNEGRGYVLRRLLRRAVRFAKQIGINRPFMYELVPVVGDIMVEFYPEVNAKKEFIQKVIKNEEDRFYETLNEGLSILSDIMKKEKAAGNHVISGSDVFRLYDTYGFPVELTEEYAEEEGMEIDRTGFEHEMGMQRKRARDARQDVGSMQVQGGALGDISVESDFVGYEERSVDTEVVAIIKDKELTEIASEGDEIQVIIQSTPFYAESGGQVADPGVIRGEDVQLRVTDVQKAPNGQHVHTAVVESGTIKTGAKITAEINRSNRSAIVKNHTATHLLHQALKDVLGEHVNQAGSLVGSERLRFDFSHFGQITSEELEEIEKRVNDQIWANIPVNTMVKPIDEAKAMGAMALFGEKYGDTVRVVRVGDYSLELCGGTHVQNTAEIGLFKIVSESGIGAGTRRIEAVTSEGAYQVLNQQVSILKNTADLLKSNVKDVPSRTEALLGQIRDLQRQNDSLTSKLANVEAKQMAGDVQEVDGVKVVAKRIDTDMNNLRSIVDDLKSQIGSVIVVLGSGADGKVQLAAGITDDLVKEGYHAGKLIKELATRCGGGGGGRPDMAQAGGKNPEKLDDALAYATDWVKSIS; this is encoded by the coding sequence ATGAAAAACTTATCGTCAGCTGACGTAAGACAGATGTTTATCGATTTCTTTAAGGAAAAAAGTCACTCGGTGGAACCTAGTGCATCGCTAGTACCTCATGAAGATCCAACTTTGTTGTGGATCAATAGCGGAGTTGCTACATTAAAGAAATATTTTGACGGGCGCGTTACCCCTGATAATCCACGAATTGTGAATGCACAGAAGTCAATTCGTACGAATGACATTGAAAATGTAGGGAAGACAGCGCGTCACCATACATTTTTTGAAATGCTTGGAAACTTTTCAATCGGAGATTATTTTAAAGAAGAAGCGATTGAATGGGGCTGGGAATTTTTAACGAGCAAAGATTGGATTGGCTTTGAAGCTGATAAATTATCGGTAACAATCCACCCGGAAGATGAGGAAGCTTATACAATTTGGAGTGAAAAAATTGGCCTTCCAGAAGAGCGTATCATTCGACTAGAGGGCAACTTCTGGGATATCGGTGAAGGACCGAGTGGACCAAATACAGAAATTTTCTATGACCGTGGCGAAGAATACGGTTTTGAAGATCCTACAGAAGAACTCTATCCTGGTGGCGAAAACGAGCGTTATCTTGAAATCTGGAACCTTGTATTTTCTCAGTTCAACCATAATCCAGATGGTACTTATACCCCTTTACCTAAAAAGAATATTGATACGGGAATGGGACTTGAACGAATGGTATCTGTTATTCAGGATGCAAAAACAAACTATGATACAGATCTATTCATGCCGACAATTCGTGAAACTGAGCGAATGGCAAACGTGAAGTATGGAGCTTCTCGAGAAGGAGATACTGCTTTCAAAGTAGTCGCTGACCATATTCGAACTGTTACATTTGCAATTGGTGATGGTGCCCTACCTTCCAATGAGGGACGTGGGTACGTACTAAGAAGACTGCTTAGACGAGCTGTTCGTTTTGCTAAACAAATTGGTATCAACCGACCGTTTATGTATGAACTTGTTCCTGTAGTGGGGGACATTATGGTTGAGTTCTACCCAGAAGTAAATGCAAAGAAAGAATTTATTCAGAAAGTGATTAAGAATGAAGAAGATCGCTTTTACGAAACCTTAAATGAAGGACTTTCGATTCTTTCGGATATTATGAAGAAAGAAAAAGCAGCGGGGAATCACGTTATTTCAGGTAGCGATGTTTTCCGTCTATATGACACATACGGTTTCCCTGTTGAACTAACAGAGGAGTATGCGGAAGAAGAAGGTATGGAAATTGATCGTACAGGTTTCGAGCATGAAATGGGAATGCAGCGTAAACGTGCTAGAGATGCTCGTCAGGATGTAGGTTCTATGCAGGTTCAAGGTGGCGCGCTTGGTGATATTTCAGTCGAAAGCGATTTTGTCGGATATGAAGAGCGATCTGTTGATACAGAAGTTGTCGCTATTATAAAAGACAAAGAGCTGACTGAAATAGCGTCAGAAGGCGACGAAATTCAAGTTATTATACAAAGCACGCCTTTCTATGCTGAAAGCGGCGGGCAAGTTGCAGATCCTGGTGTTATTCGTGGTGAAGATGTGCAGCTTCGCGTAACGGATGTACAAAAAGCGCCAAACGGCCAGCACGTCCATACGGCAGTTGTAGAATCTGGAACAATAAAAACAGGAGCAAAAATTACAGCTGAAATCAATCGTTCGAACCGTTCGGCAATTGTAAAGAATCATACGGCAACCCACTTGCTTCATCAGGCTTTAAAAGACGTTCTTGGTGAGCATGTAAACCAGGCTGGTTCACTCGTAGGTTCAGAGCGCCTTCGCTTTGACTTCTCTCATTTCGGACAGATTACATCTGAAGAACTTGAAGAGATTGAAAAACGAGTGAACGATCAAATTTGGGCTAACATTCCAGTGAATACGATGGTAAAGCCTATTGACGAAGCTAAAGCAATGGGAGCTATGGCATTGTTTGGTGAAAAATATGGAGATACTGTTCGGGTTGTGCGTGTTGGGGATTATAGTCTTGAATTATGTGGCGGTACGCACGTTCAAAATACAGCAGAAATTGGATTGTTTAAAATTGTTTCTGAATCAGGTATTGGTGCAGGAACGCGCCGTATTGAAGCTGTAACAAGTGAAGGAGCTTACCAGGTTCTGAATCAACAAGTGTCGATTTTGAAAAACACGGCTGACTTGTTAAAATCAAATGTGAAGGACGTTCCCTCAAGAACAGAAGCACTACTTGGTCAGATCCGTGATTTACAACGCCAAAATGATTCATTGACATCAAAACTTGCAAATGTTGAAGCAAAGCAAATGGCAGGAGATGTTCAAGAAGTAGACGGTGTGAAAGTGGTTGCTAAACGCATCGATACAGATATGAATAACCTTCGTAGTATTGTTGATGATTTGAAATCACAGATTGGAAGCGTCATTGTCGTATTGGGAAGTGGTGCTGATGGGAAAGTTCAACTTGCAGCTGGTATTACAGATGACCTTGTAAAAGAAGGTTATCATGCTGGGAAATTGATTAAAGAGCTTGCTACACGCTGTGGCGGTGGCGGTGGTGGTCGTCCGGATATGGCACAGGCAGGCGGCAAAAACCCTGAGAAGTTAGATGACGCGCTTGCTTATGCAACAGATTGGGTTAAATCCATTTCCTAA
- a CDS encoding AI-2E family transporter yields MKREWNLNWLIYLTTLLLVFLCVYLLLKLAPIWEPIINVLTVLIVPFLIASLITYLLHPIVEKIHKEGLPRGVAVLLIYLLFFGGTGYAIVKGIPHIVKQSQELMENVPMFIDMYRDAVHHTYDFTANLPPALQEKVDQSFQDAEDAVNRTLTLAIELAKKLLSSFFIIMIIPFIVFYLLKDFEDLKKIAWKVTPPKWRKPGRNLLIRIDESLGNYIRGQFFVISVLGVLAALGFWLIKLPYAILLGIIVGVTDIIPYFGPFLGAAPALLIASTVSVKMTMITIIVIVVLQFIESNILSPYIVGKSLHIHPVVIIFGLLAGGEIAGVIGLILAVPVLAVLKALILYRNEDERSN; encoded by the coding sequence GTGAAGCGTGAATGGAACCTTAATTGGCTCATTTATTTAACAACCCTTCTGCTTGTATTTCTATGTGTGTATTTGTTATTGAAATTAGCTCCGATTTGGGAGCCGATTATAAACGTGTTAACGGTATTGATCGTTCCCTTTTTAATTGCTTCTCTCATCACGTATTTACTTCATCCGATTGTAGAGAAGATTCATAAAGAAGGCCTCCCAAGAGGTGTTGCTGTCCTCTTAATCTACCTCCTGTTTTTTGGAGGCACTGGGTATGCAATTGTTAAAGGTATTCCGCATATTGTGAAGCAGTCACAGGAATTAATGGAGAACGTGCCGATGTTTATTGATATGTATCGAGATGCGGTGCATCATACCTATGACTTTACAGCTAACTTACCTCCTGCGCTTCAAGAAAAGGTGGATCAATCGTTTCAAGATGCTGAAGATGCCGTTAATCGTACATTAACCCTTGCAATTGAATTAGCAAAAAAGCTATTAAGTTCTTTTTTTATTATCATGATCATTCCCTTTATCGTGTTCTATTTGCTTAAAGATTTCGAAGATCTAAAGAAAATAGCCTGGAAAGTTACACCTCCAAAGTGGAGAAAACCGGGTAGAAACTTATTGATTCGAATTGATGAATCACTTGGAAATTACATTCGAGGTCAATTTTTTGTCATTAGTGTTCTAGGTGTTCTTGCTGCACTAGGCTTTTGGTTAATCAAGCTTCCATATGCGATCTTGCTTGGCATTATTGTCGGCGTAACAGATATCATTCCATATTTTGGACCTTTTTTAGGTGCGGCGCCAGCATTATTAATTGCGTCGACTGTTTCAGTTAAAATGACGATGATTACAATCATAGTCATTGTTGTCCTTCAGTTTATTGAAAGCAATATCCTTTCTCCATATATTGTAGGGAAAAGTTTGCATATTCACCCGGTCGTTATTATTTTCGGCCTACTAGCAGGAGGAGAAATTGCCGGAGTGATTGGATTGATACTGGCAGTTCCTGTTCTGGCCGTTTTAAAGGCGCTCATTCTCTATCGAAACGAAGATGAACGAAGCAATTGA
- a CDS encoding DUF1292 domain-containing protein codes for MNEVKSMEEKERIIIPDENGDEHLFEVLFTFDVAENGQSYMTVVPADQADSEEEVEVYAFRYEEEDNEERDYKLFPIESDKEWEMVEEMLNTFSEEEEDENE; via the coding sequence ATTAATGAGGTGAAAAGCATGGAGGAAAAAGAACGCATTATCATTCCAGATGAAAACGGAGACGAACATTTATTTGAAGTTCTCTTTACTTTCGACGTAGCTGAGAACGGACAATCTTATATGACTGTGGTTCCAGCTGATCAGGCAGATAGCGAAGAAGAAGTAGAAGTTTACGCTTTCCGTTATGAAGAAGAAGATAACGAAGAACGAGACTATAAGCTTTTCCCTATCGAATCAGATAAGGAATGGGAAATGGTTGAAGAAATGCTCAACACATTCTCAGAAGAGGAAGAGGACGAGAACGAATAA
- the greA gene encoding transcription elongation factor GreA — MAEDKKYYMTQDGKEKLEKELDLLKTEKRKEVVERIKIARSFGDLSENSEYDAAKDEQAFVEARIQTVENMIRNAEIIEEDNSSSNVVSIGKRVKFVEIPDGDEEEYFIVGSAEADPFEGKISNDSPMAKSLLGRQIGEKVNVQTPGGEIRVEILEVI; from the coding sequence ATGGCAGAGGATAAAAAGTATTATATGACGCAAGATGGTAAAGAAAAGCTTGAGAAGGAGCTTGACCTTCTAAAAACTGAGAAAAGAAAAGAAGTTGTGGAACGTATTAAAATAGCACGTAGCTTTGGTGATCTTTCTGAGAACTCTGAGTATGATGCTGCCAAAGATGAGCAAGCGTTTGTAGAAGCACGTATTCAAACAGTTGAAAATATGATTCGTAACGCTGAAATTATTGAAGAAGACAATAGCTCCTCTAATGTTGTATCAATAGGTAAGCGAGTTAAATTCGTTGAAATTCCAGACGGTGATGAAGAAGAATACTTTATCGTAGGTAGTGCAGAAGCCGATCCTTTTGAAGGAAAGATTTCAAATGATTCCCCAATGGCCAAAAGTCTTTTAGGGCGTCAAATTGGAGAAAAAGTAAACGTACAAACTCCAGGCGGAGAAATCCGTGTAGAAATTCTAGAAGTAATCTAA
- the ruvX gene encoding Holliday junction resolvase RuvX, giving the protein MKTLGLDVGTKTIGVALSDAMGWTAQGLETVKRNPDMQDVIPDRLMEIINGNDVSKIVVGLPKNMNGSIGPSGEACQAFAELIRISTNLPVEMWDERLTTVAAERMLISADVSRKKRKKVIDKMAAVMILQGYLDSKQN; this is encoded by the coding sequence ATGAAAACACTTGGTTTGGATGTCGGTACGAAAACAATCGGTGTCGCGCTAAGCGATGCGATGGGTTGGACGGCACAGGGATTAGAAACGGTGAAACGTAACCCGGATATGCAGGATGTAATTCCTGATCGTTTAATGGAAATCATTAATGGGAATGATGTCAGCAAGATTGTTGTTGGACTTCCTAAGAACATGAATGGTTCAATTGGTCCGAGTGGTGAGGCCTGTCAGGCATTTGCAGAGCTCATTCGGATAAGTACCAATTTGCCAGTTGAAATGTGGGATGAAAGGCTGACAACTGTCGCTGCTGAGCGCATGCTGATAAGTGCTGATGTGAGTCGTAAGAAAAGGAAGAAAGTGATCGACAAAATGGCTGCTGTTATGATTCTGCAAGGATACTTAGACAGCAAGCAAAATTAA